AGTAGGGATGATATTGAACCAAATAATTCGACTCGAACTCATTTTGATCGAGTTTAATCTTGAGTTCGAGCTACTTATTTGAGCTCACGAGTCAAGGTTGAGTTTCAATATTTTGTACTCGAAAGCTCGACAAGCCTAATcgaatttttataatatatatatatatttaatgtttttatatttattattgtgaaatatcaataatatcttttatttaaattatatataaaatattaatttgtaATACGTGAGTTTAATTAGAGTCAAATAGGTTCAGTTAAACTCAAATAGGCTCGATTGAATTTAATTTAACTCAACTAGATTTAATTAAACTCAAATTCGAGTTTGAGATTGAGTAAGATAATCGGAAGTTGAGTTCGAACTTGAGTTTGACTTCCAAAAGTTTGACGAGTTCGAACTCAATTATCTTATCTCGAGCAGTACAGCTCGATTCGACTCAAATTTATCTCCAATTGTGGGGCCCGTCCGCTAGTGCTGAACCATTGGTGTCCTTACACTCATCTGTCATCCTTGTCTTATCCACTATGTCTGTATGTTAGGTTACAACAGTTGAACaagaataagaagaagaagacccaaaaaaagaaaaaagcatcCAACTCTATTgccatttatttctttttctttctgacCCTTGATGAGCTCTCGGTATCACCGGGTGGCCTAAAGTTACCACTAAATTTCGTGCACAGCTCAGAAGCAAACCTCTCATGGACAGAACAAGTGGAACTACTGGTGGCCGATCAACAAAAATTGAACACACCCCACATCAAGATTTCCCGTCAGCTCCCACCCAAGATTTAGCAATCCCTTCGGCCTCACTGCCAATCCTTCCGGATGAAgtcataaatgcaatcctattAAGACTCCCGGTGAAGTCCCTCGTGAGATTCAAATGCGTTTCGAGATCATGGCTGTCCTTAATATCAAGCCCAGAATTCATCAAAGCCCATCTCAAATTCAATACTTCCAGAGACAGCCAAAGGATTCTCATCAAGGGGTATGTTGACGTTGATGATTGCGTAAAACAATGTTCTCTCAACTGCTTAATGTGTGATGAAATATCTACTGATGTTGTCATGTTTGATAATCTCAACTGGGAAGTCCCCTCTCGGACCATCGTAATAGTTGGTAGTTATAATGGGTTGGTTTGCATTGATGCTAATGTAAGTGGTTTATTTCTGTGGAACCCATCTACTGGAAAATCCAAGGAATTGCCTGATTTAGACGTTGAAGTACCGGAATATTCTGACCAATATTACATTATTTTCGGCTTTGGTTATGATGAGGTCAATGATGACTATAAAGTAGTTGAGATTATCTGCACTTTTGACGATTGTGCTGTGCTATCTTCTGGGCGGCGAGACGTTAACGTTTACAGCATGAGAAATGAATCTTGGAAGAGCCTTGGGAATTTTCAGGGCGGTTATATTGCTCAAGAGCAGTGTGGTATAGTTCTGAATGGGAATCTCCATTGGCCCTTAAAAAAAGAAGATTATCTGTCCATTTGTTGTGTTGATTTACCATCAGAAACATATAGAGAGATGGGGCTACCAAATTTTGACGATTATAATGACTCAGATTTAGATATTTTCCAAGGGAGTCTATGTATGCTTTGTAGGCATGGTAATGAATACACTCACACTGACGTGTGGATTATGAAGGAATATGGGATTAGAGAATCTTGGATGAAAGTGCTTAGCATCCCCCACCATGAATCCTGGGCGTATCCCAGTTATAAACTACTGTGCACATCAGAAGATGAGAAAATTTTGCTTATAAATGGGCCAGATTTGGTATTGTACAATGCAAAAGATGGTTCTTTTAGGAGTTATAAGGTTGGATTGAGTAGTTCATCTGCGGATCTCCAGTTCACATTGTCTGATGCCTGCGTTTATGTAGAAAGCCTGGTTTCACTGAATCAGGAGCAACAAGTACAGCACTAAAGATAGTAAATTCTCATCATGCTCTCTAAAGTTTAGTAAAATTCTTTTGTCATCCTTTCTGCAGTGAATCAAggccccccttttttttttgtcctaaGACTGCTCAATTTTCCATTTTGTGCTTCTAATTATGTTGAGTAGTTAGAATAACTTTGCATTGAGATTTCTCCGTTCCATTCCAATCCAATTATTGATGAATTTGGGCTTGTTACTTTGATGTTACATAATGTTAAGAACTTGAAACTTAATGTTTTCCACAGCAAGATAGGGCGACCATTTTATTCCAGAGTGTTGTTCTTGAGTTCAGCAATTATGCCTCAACATTTACAATGAAGATCAGTGATTTTCATTTCTGACCAAATTTGAGATAATTTGTTGTCACTTTTCATCGGTCGATATGAAATAAAACCTTGGTTTCTTTTGCTTGTTTTCATCTTAATAGAAACTTAAGCTGCCACCTTGGATCTGTTTGATAGCCTCTCCTTGCTCGTAATGCTTAGTAAGGCAGAAACCTAAGAACTTCGAAGAGCCATAGAATAACTTGACGATTATCGTAACAGAACATCCGTTATAGTATATCAGAACTGTGCTCTAATATAGTTTCTTATGATGTCAAAGAAATGATCAAATTCTACTTAGTATTTTGTTATAGATTTGACTAGATACAGGTCCCTTCGGGGACATCCGATAAAATTGGAACGATACAGAGAAGATTAGCATGGCCCCTGCGCAAGGATGATACAGCTTCATGGTTTCTGCAAGCATAAGCTGCTTCTGAAGTGTTCAATGATTCTCTGAACTGATCCATGAGATGCTTATAAACCTCAAAAAACTGGTTTCTCCGATGCATCAACTCTATGACCAATGATTTAATTCTCTTTGCTTCGTAATTGTGTTCACAAATTTTCACTTCAGTTAGGTAGGCAGATCCTCTTTATATGCTTCTTTGTGGATCCTGCTTTGCATTCTGCAGCACTTATAGTTCTCCCTTATAAGCAGTTAACTCTGACAAGCAAAACACACTAAACTTTATGATGGAAAATCAATGGGAATTGAAGTAAACAAACATATTCCAATCATATAAATTGCCCATGATTAGATCATTGAAACTCTACACAGGCTTCGACTAAAATCCTTCCTGAGATTCACTTGTCTTGTGGAATCATTACTTCGGTTAGCCTCTAGCCCAATATTAATTCGCGACAACCCCTTATCTCTCACCCATAATTCGCCAAAAGCCTCTCTCAATAAATCCACTAACAAGAAGGAATACAAGCGCGATAGGCTCATTGTACAATCTTCATCTCATTCTCATTACGCAAGCACCATTGGCTCTGTTCAGACAAGCAACCAGAATCAAGCTTAATGAGAAAGAAGCACGAAGAAACAGATTGACACCTTGTATCTATATGTATGCAGAGTAAGGAGGCATATTGATGACCATTTTAGGTGGATCTGAATGTCAAGAGGTAATTAACTACCTGGGAGTCTTGGACCTAGAAGATGATCTCAAGTGTTGATACAATGAAGGAAATATATAGATATTACAGATAATGATTATTGTGGTTCAAGTAGAAGTGGATTCAGAACTTGTTAAGCACCTTATGACCATCATTTGGCAGCACATTTGGTGGTTTATCAGGAGTGAGTTCTCATCGTATTTGCTGCGAGTTATCAGCAATTAGAATCCAGTTTAGTTATGAGTTTGCAATTCTGAGGGATATCAGCTAAAAGAGGTACGTTTCTCAACTTGAAACTGAAAAAGCATTGAAGAAAATGTGCAAATAGGTAAAACGCCAATAAGACTGAGAAGAGCATCAAAGAAAATAGGTTATCATACAGATTCAAGAAAAAGCACTGTTGTACACCAAAAATCATAGCATCTTCTGATCTGTGCCATTTAGCGGCTAGGACTTTTGTGAGGTTGCCTAGTCCATCATTGGGGGAGTCTTCCGCAAACTAGAATATTTCAAAGCAATGTCTAACAGAAGTAATATTCTAGGTTGGAAAAGGTTATCCTTGAACAATTTCACCTTTCTTTCACTGTGCACAAGTTTTGTGCCCAACCTCATCAATGTGAGGGGATACCAAGCTCTCAATGTAGACAGCAGCTGCTCCTGGATAGTTAGCACCTTGCATTTGCAGATCCCGGTTTGTAAAAATATCATCTTTCCCATTGTAGAGCATCAAAGAGTAATCATGCTTCAATAAGATCTCCCCAGCTTCTGAGACAAACAATGGTGAAGCACGACCATTGAAATTCACAGAGTAAGGGATACAAGCCAACTTAGTCCAAGATTCCTTCAGCCCATATTCCTTCATCACCCATACATCGAATTTCACTTCATAGTGGTTGTAAAAGACACAAAGATTTCCTTCTAAAACCCCGGGCATAAAAGCAACATTGCCCTTTTCATAGTTAGGCTGCAATATCTCTCCATAGGTCTCTGTTGCCAGATTCAGAGAAACAATTCGCCAAGAGGAAATAGAACCATCCTCAGAAACCACTAGCCAATGAAGAGCTCCGTTAACAAACACACCTGAACAAGAAGAAATGAATCCACCTTCATAGCCTTgaatatttctccaagagttgGTCCTTAAACTGTAGACATTGACTATAGTCTGGCAATTCATCCCATAGGGGCAAGAATAGCCTATTGCTACTACTTTATAATCATCATGTACTTCATCATAACCAAAACCATATGTCATATGCTTAAATTTACCCACATCAATGCCTGAATTCGGTAAAACATTGGATTTTCTTGTGGATGGATTGAACAAAATGAGATCATGAGACCCTTCAGATAAACAAACCAGCCCATTGCAACATCCCACAAAGGATAATCTAGGATATTTACTTTGCAAGGGGAGTTGAACCTTTTCAGCACTAACAGGAGATCTTTGATACAAAACAGAATAAAGAGAACAGGTGTAAAGCTCAGTAGGAGCATCAATGGGAGCTAAAAGAAGGCCATGACGGGCATGATTGTTGACTTTTGTTGATATTGTGAGATGGGATTTGATGAAATGAGGACTTGCGATTAAACAAAGCCATGATTTTGAAACACACCTGAATCTCAAAATGGACTTGACTGGTAACCTTGTGAGTATGTCAACTATGAGTTCTTGGGGAAGATCTGGCATTGTCCTTGGATCTTCTTGCAGAATATTAATATTCTGGCCTTTGATGGGCTTGCATATCAGTTAGCTGAAAGCAGATTCTTGATCCAATGCTGCTTTAATCTCTAATATTCGTCCAACAGTAGGAGATGAATCCAAAGCCAATCAAGTGGTTGTTTCATACAAGAAGAATCTGGGAACAAGACTGTAGAGCCCGTTGGCCTTTCTCGAATCAACCTAGTCATTTtttaaatgcatttttcacTTGCACTTTGGAAGAGATGAGCTACGAAATTTATATCCATTCTTGGGACATTTGTATGATACTATCAAAACTGTGTCGGCATCTGTCTCCGTCTGGCAACTTGTACTCGAGCAAATTATTTATTGCAAGTGCTCCTGTTTGACTTCGTCAAGTTATGCTATTATCCTCAATTATCCTAGTGCGATTTAATACCGTAATCGATGACCTTAATTATTTCCATCCCTTTGCTCTACTGGGCACCTACTTTCACCAAGAAAGTCAATGTTCAGTGTTCTTTCACGCA
This region of Coffea arabica cultivar ET-39 chromosome 3c, Coffea Arabica ET-39 HiFi, whole genome shotgun sequence genomic DNA includes:
- the LOC113734430 gene encoding F-box/kelch-repeat protein At3g06240-like produces the protein MDRTSGTTGGRSTKIEHTPHQDFPSAPTQDLAIPSASLPILPDEVINAILLRLPVKSLVRFKCVSRSWLSLISSPEFIKAHLKFNTSRDSQRILIKGYVDVDDCVKQCSLNCLMCDEISTDVVMFDNLNWEVPSRTIVIVGSYNGLVCIDANVSGLFLWNPSTGKSKELPDLDVEVPEYSDQYYIIFGFGYDEVNDDYKVVEIICTFDDCAVLSSGRRDVNVYSMRNESWKSLGNFQGGYIAQEQCGIVLNGNLHWPLKKEDYLSICCVDLPSETYREMGLPNFDDYNDSDLDIFQGSLCMLCRHGNEYTHTDVWIMKEYGIRESWMKVLSIPHHESWAYPSYKLLCTSEDEKILLINGPDLVLYNAKDGSFRSYKVGLSSSSADLQFTLSDACVYVESLVSLNQEQQVQH
- the LOC113734431 gene encoding F-box/kelch-repeat protein At3g06240-like; amino-acid sequence: MPDLPQELIVDILTRLPVKSILRFRCVSKSWLCLIASPHFIKSHLTISTKVNNHARHGLLLAPIDAPTELYTCSLYSVLYQRSPVSAEKVQLPLQSKYPRLSFVGCCNGLVCLSEGSHDLILFNPSTRKSNVLPNSGIDVGKFKHMTYGFGYDEVHDDYKVVAIGYSCPYGMNCQTIVNVYSLRTNSWRNIQGYEGGFISSCSGVFVNGALHWLVVSEDGSISSWRIVSLNLATETYGEILQPNYEKGNVAFMPGVLEGNLCVFYNHYEVKFDVWVMKEYGLKESWTKLACIPYSVNFNGRASPLFVSEAGEILLKHDYSLMLYNGKDDIFTNRDLQMQGANYPGAAAVYIESLVSPHIDEVGHKTCAQ